The proteins below come from a single Mya arenaria isolate MELC-2E11 chromosome 6, ASM2691426v1 genomic window:
- the LOC128238072 gene encoding phosphatidylinositol phosphatase PTPRQ-like yields MSLTLSWELNSDIHESPVNVTVVENNVNGGEEYTCVLGQARNATCADLVPGCNYTVKVDDLKGTVESSMFTSASLVPASPGKLNTNLCGVFEAPDVTLCWGPSEGCVDYYFVNVTQTGGEVVFSTQTSEGANSATVTNLTAGTEYNITIFAHSFNKSSASTLDTFTTQPSEPSRPLNFTVEVLGKKEVKLNWESPLYPNGLISDYTVCYRYKHYADQLYTKTNCTYKSVSEVTMIGNYLDLNLSLPFAGTFYTFSIAALNEMFTGKSVFVDARTHESTPGRVTGLYAQATNLTITLIWSRPAVPNGDIIKYELQWKKGENMMCLVVIKADTHSTRVPHGESCGSELPEPIDLNQVDVNYTITALEHFKDYDLWLMPFTAAGGGDFSELKQRTTETSPGPVGNLTIRDIGSTAINVTWTIPEINSGPTNYTAVARSTIPGQEHTARCEVEDYTSTGCKIENLREFWQYQVKVIAETKEGISVTKLSQPFYTEESTPGTPTSFQVQDLKDLTNACDAINVSWSEPNLLDRHANITQYVVQTVHHNDEVFTYTVDDPKPFSRHNSQFSLVYGGLKANRAYQLQVRLFITQLIGMYSLPSF; encoded by the exons ATGTCATTGACGCTTTCATGGGAGCTGAATTCAGACATACACGAATCTCCAGTAAACGTCACAGTTGTTGAAAATAATGTCAATGGTGGTGAGGAATACACTTGTGTACTAGGACAGGCTAGAAATGCAACCTGCGCTGATCTCGTACCTGGATGTAACTATACCGTCAAAGTGGATGACCTTAAAGGAACTGTTGAGAGCTCTATGTTTACCTCGGCCTCTTTAG TTCCTGCTAGTCCTGGAAAATTAAACACTAATCTTTGTGGAGTTTTTGAGGCACCAGATGTGACTCTTTGTTGGGGCCCAAGTGAAGGGTGTGTGGATTATTACTTTGTCAACGTTACACAGACAGGTGGTGAGGTAGTCTTTTCGACCCAAACATCTGAAGGTGCGAATTCCGCAACAGTTACCAATTTGACAGCCGGAACAGAATACAATATAACAATCTTTGCACACAGTTTTAACAAATCTAGTGCATCAACATTGGACACATTTACAACGCAACCAAGtg AACCAAGTCGGCCACTAAATTTCACAGTTGAAGTTCTAGGTAAAAAGGAAGTTAAGTTAAATTGGGAATCTCCTCTCTACCCAAATGGGCTGATTTCTGACTACACAGTGTGCTATAGGTACAAGCACTATGCGGACCAgttatacacaaaaacaaattgcacTTACAAATCAGTGTCGGAAGTGACCATGATTGGAAACTACTTGGATCTTAACTTGTCACTGCCTTTTGCAG GTACATTTTATACCTTTTCTATTGCCGCTCTTAACGAAATGTTCACAGGAAAATCTGTATTTGTTGACGCAAGAACTCACGAATCAA CACCCGGGCGTGTCACTGGACTGTACGCACAGGCAACTAACCTAACCATTACCTTGATATGGTCACGTCCAGCTGTCCCGAATGGAGATATCATAAAGTATGAGCTTCAGTGGAAAAAAGGGGAAAATATGATGTGCTTAGTCGTCATCAAAGCAGATACACATTCGACCAGG GTACCCCATGGTGAAAGCTGTGGTTCGGAACTGCCTGAGCCAATTGATCTAAACCAAGTGGACGTGAACTACACCATTACCGCGCTTGAACATTTTAAAGACTATGATCTGTGGTTGATGCCATTTACAGCTGCAGGAGGAGGAGATTTCAGTGAACTCAAACAACGAACAACTGAAACAA GCCCGGGCCCAGTGGGAAATTTGACAATACGCGATATTGGATCAACCGCGATAAACGTCACATGGACGATTCCTGAAATCAACTCAGGCCCAACCAACTACACAGCGGTCGCTAGGAGCACGATACCAGGACAGGAACACACTGCTCGGTGTGAAGTTGAAG ATTACACGAGCACTGGATGTAAGATAGAGAACCTCCGCGAATTTTGGCAGTACCAGGTGAAGGTCATTGCAGAAACCAAGGAAGGGATCAGTGTAACAAAACTCTCTCAGCCTTTCTATACCGAAGAATcaa ccCCAGGGACACCGACGTCATTTCAAGTACAAGATTTAAAAGATCTGACAAACGCATGTGACGCCATAAACGTTTCCTGGAGCGAACCCAACCTCCTGGACAGACATGCCAATATCACACAGTATGTTGTACAAACGGTCCATCATAATGACGAGGTGTTCACGTATACCGTTGATGACCCTAAACCATTTTCCAGACACAACAGTCAGTTTTCATTGGTGTATGGAGGTCTCAAGGCTAATCGGGCATACCAGTTGCAGGTTAGACTATTTATTACTCAACTTATTGGAATGTATTCCTTACCTAGCTTCTAA
- the LOC128236566 gene encoding tyrosine-protein phosphatase 10D-like → MDSHIEILEITSSSAIVDLDPNFFTNKIQGEIVMYGMVGGNGRDVVKKVNGNDVMNLGSWSKFTSNNNQGAYRFIFNLAPIVNGKLRLEVGQNKNCRKHDLEDFCNGPLPSGLELWVKTYACTRVACTVSEHYGPFTIQQLQSVSKDGGVDGTLIALPILIAILILISMFLVLWWRGAINPLQWKERLLGVGEEEQEQETHQEIAEPDRSIPIATYSEALAVLHRDTHLLLSDQYEEIKRRAGRIKGMSAFEAANLEPNKSKNRWVNILPFNHSRVKLQQLDDDDPESDYINASYVSGFHQQREYIATQGPLPGTIDDFWRMVWEQNVMVIVMLTQCKEGNIDKCEMYWPDTVQEPKQYGNVVVNPTSITNMNKFNINIFDISHATDQTKTRKVLRFHYLDFMDFTASVKVEHFIDFVRTVRVHVPHDMSNPMVIHCSAGVGRTGSYIAIDRLQQYLNSPTFSFNDRINIFDMVMEMREQRVNMVQTESQYILIHDCFKKMLEDKKKSLETTQSMKELHTNIVDIPQPGTKRPISC, encoded by the exons ATGGACTCTCATATTGAGATATTAGAGATCACCTCGTCATCGGCCATtgttgaccttgatcctaatttcttcacaaacaaaatacaagGGGAGATAGTGATGTATGGAATGGTAGGAGGAAATGGACGGGATGTGGTCAAAAAAG taaatggAAACGATGTTATGAATTTAGGAAGCTGGAGCAAATTTACATCAAATAACAACCAGGGAGCATATAGATTCATCTTCAACTTGGCACCGATTGTGAATG GTAAACTTCGGCTAGAGGttggacaaaataaaaactGCAGAAAACATGATCTTGAAGATTTTTGCAATGGGCCGCTTCCTAGTGGATTAGAACTATG GGTAAAGACCTATGCCTGCACAAGGGTTGCATGCACTGTGTCCGAGCACTATGGACCTTTCACAATCCAACAACTACAAAGCGTCTCGAAGGATGGTGGTGTGGATGGGACCTTGATTGCATTGCCCATTCTTATTGCCATCCTTATCCTCATCAGTATGTTTCTGGTTCTTTGGTGGCGAGGAGCAATTAATCC GCTTCAGTGGAAGGAACGATTGCTAGGAGTGGGCGAGGAAGAACAGGAACAAGAAACACATCAAGAGATTGCAGAGCCCGACAG ATCCATTCCAATAGCAACATACAGCGAGGCCCTTGCTGTCCTTCACAGGGACACACATCTTCTCCTGTCAGATCAGTACGAG GAGATTAAGAGGCGTGCGGGTCGGATAAAAGGGATGTCCGCCTTCGAGGCTGCCAACCTTGAACCGAACAAATCCAAAAACAGATGGGTCAATATTTTGCCCT TCAACCATAGCAGGGTTAAACTTCAACAGTTGGATGACGATGACCCTGAATCAGACTATATCAATGCTAGCTATGTGTCT GGCTTTCACCAACAACGGGAGTACATAGCAACCCAGGGTCCGTTGCCAGGAACGATCGATGACTTCTGGCGAATGGTGTGGGAACAAAACGTCATGGTGATCGTCATGTTAACGCAATGCAAGGAAGGAAACATA GATAAGTGTGAGATGTACTGGCCGGACACTGTCCAAGAGCCCAAGCAGTACGGAAATGTTGTGGTCAACCCAACATCAATAACCAACATGAACaagttcaacatcaacatcTTCGACATCTCGCACGCCACCGAC CAAACGAAGACGAGGAAGGTTCTGCGATTCCACTACCTGGACTTTATGGATTTCACGGCTTCCGTgaaagttgaacatttcattgacTTCGTGCGCACAGTTCGAGTTCACGTGCCGCACGACATGTCCAACCCTATGGTTATACATTGCAG TGCTGGTGTAGGCAGGACCGGTTCGTACATTGCTATAGACCGCTTGCAACAGTATCTGAACAGTCCAACATTCAGTTTCAATGACCGCATCAACATTTTCGACATGGTCATGGAAATGAGGGAACAGAGAGTCAACATGGTCCAGACTGAA TCTCAGTACATCCTGATCCATGActgttttaaaaagatgttgGAGGACAAGAAGAAATCTCTGGAAACTACACAATCGATGAAGGAACT ACACACAAACATTGTTGATATTCCACAACCAGGAACAAAAAG ACCGATATCCTGTTGA